The sequence below is a genomic window from Shinella zoogloeoides.
TGAGAAGAGACTAGCGCCCGCCCGGTGCCGGTCAAGCGGTGCATCTGCCTAGCTCACCGTCCAGGCGATATAGACGAGCGTCGCCGCGATGATCCAGAGTGCAAGGCGGCCGGACCGGCTGTGGCGGGCCTCCGAGCGGCCGATCGCCTCGGCGGTTTCAGGATCGAACCGCAGGCCCCTTTCGGCCATCGAGGTGAAATCCTGCGAAAGCTTTTCCGCCTTGGCGGCGATGTCCGGCACGGCCTCGGCCAGCCTCAGGGCGGCATGGGCGCCGTCACGCAGGTCCGTCAGGAGGCGCTTCGGGCCGAGATTGTCGCGGATCCAGTCGCCGACGACGCCTTCCGAAGCTTTCCACATGTTGAAGCGCGGGTTCAGCGTGCGCGACACGCCTTCCACCACCACCATGGTCTTCTGCAGCATGACGAGCTCGGTGCGGGTCTCCATGTCGAAGAGTTCCGTCACCTCGAAGAGCAGCGTCAGCAGCTTGGCCATGGAGATCGTCTCGGCCGGCTGACCGTGGATCGGCTCGCCGATGGCGCGGATCGCCTGGGCGAAGCTCGCCGTATTGTGATGCGAGGGCACGTAGCCCGCCTCGAAATGCACGTCGGCGACGCGCTGGTAGTCGCGCGTGATGAAGCCGTAGAGGATTTCGGCGAGGAAGCGGCGCTCCTTCTTGCCGAGCCGTCCGACGATGCCCATGTCGACGGCGACGATCACGCCCTCGGGATCGACGAAGAGGTTGCCCTGGTGCATGTCGGCATGGAAGAAGCCGTCGCGCAGCGTGTGGCGCAGAAACGACTGGATCAGCGTGTCGGCGAGCTTGTCGAGATCGTGGCCGGCGGCGCTGAGGCCCTCGACATCCGACATCTTGATGCCGTCGATCCATTCCATGGTGACGACGTCGCGCCCGGTGCGCTCCCAGTCGACCTTCGGCACGCGAAAGCCGGGGTCGTCCCCGGTATTCTCGCCGAGTTCTGAAAGTGCTGCAGCCTCCAGCCGAAGATCCATCTCGACCTTCGTCGTCTGCTCGAGCGTACGCGTCACCTCCACCGGCTTCAGCCGGCGCGTGTTGGGCAGGATTTTCTCCTGGAGGTGGGCGGCGGCATACATCGCTTCGAGGTCATGGGCGAAACGCTGCCGCACGCCGGGACGGATGACCTTGACCGCGACGCGGCGTTCGCCGGCCGCATCGCGCACGATCGCGGGGTGGACCTGCGCGATAGAGGCGGCGGCGACCGGATCGCCGAATTCCACATAGAGATCATCGAGCGTGCGGCCGAGCGAGCCCTCCACCGTGGCGACCGCCGCCTCGCGCGGGAAGGTCGCCATGCGGTCCTGCAGGGCGGAAAGCTCGACGGCGATCTCGGCGCCGACCACGTCCGGCCGCGTCGCCAGGAACTGGCCCATCTTCACATAGGAAGGGCCGAGGCGTTCGATGGCCCGGGCAAGCCGGTCGCCGCGGTCTTGCCGCGCCGCCTTGCGGCGCTCGAAAAGACCGGCAAAGGCGTGCGCCGTGCGGGCGAGCGGCGGCATGCCGTCGGTCGGCAGCGCCGAGACGACACCCTCGCGCACGAGGACCCAGCCCACGCGGGCGAGGCGAAGATAGGCGCCGATAACGCTCATGCGGGAAGGCTATCCTTGGAAGAGGGGCAAGCCATGCTCAAAGCTTCCAGCCCGAATGCAGCGCCGCGATGCCGCCTGTATAATTGGTGAAGTTGACGCGCGAAAAGCCGGCCGTGCGGATCATCGCGGCAAAATCCTGCTGATTGGGGAACTTGCGGATCGATTCCACCAGATACTGGTAGGGCTCGGCATCGCCGGTGATCATCTTGCCGAACTGCGGGATCGCATTGAACGACCAGGCGTCGTAGACCTTGTCGAGCAGCGGCATGTCGACCTCGGAAAATTCGAGCACGAGCAGGCGGCCGCCGCGCTTTAGTACGCGATAGGCCTCCGACAGCGCCACGTCGATGCGCGGCACGTTGCGGATGCCGAAGGCGATCGTATAGGCGTCGAAGGTGCCGGCCTCGAAGGGCAGTTCCTCGGCATTGGCCTCGACGAAGTCGAGATTGGCGGAAAGACCCTTCTTCGCCGCGCGGTCGGCGCCGACGGAAAGCATCGAACCGTTGATGTCGAGCACGGTGGCGTGCGCCAGGCGCTCGGAAGCCTCCACGATGCGGAACGCGATGTCGCCCGTGCCGCCGGCGACGTCCAGCACCTTGTAGGACGGGTCCTTGCGCGGGTTGAGGCTCGCGATCATCGCGTCCTTCCAGGCCCGGTGCAGGCCGGCGGACATGACGTCGTTCATGATGTCGTAGCGCTTGGCGACCTTGTGGAAGACGTCGTTGACGAGCGCCTGCTTCTCGCCTTCCCGCACCTGCCGGAAGCCGTAGGAGGTTTCCATGCCGCCGTCTGCGGATGTGCGCTGTTCGGTCATCGTCATTCTCCATGGGCCGGTCTGTCGCAGACTGAATGCTGCCAAGACCATAGCGAATTGCGCTCCGGCGCGCTATCTGAACACCGTGCGCGTCGCGTCGCCGGGTATATAGGACATAGATTGCCGAGAGGGAAATGCCCGGCCGCGGCAAATGCGCTCAAGGTTAAATCGCCTTCAAGGAGACGGACATGCCGGAATTGCCGGAAGTGGAAACGGTCAAGCGCGGCCTTGCGCCCGTCATGGAGGGATCGCGCATCCGCCGGGCGGAGCTGCGCCGGCCGGACCTGCGCTTTCCCTTCCCGCCCGCCTTTTCCGAGGCGCTGTCCGGCCGCCGGGTCCTCTCGCTCGGCCGCCGCGCCAAATATCTCCTGATCGACCTCGAAGGCGGCGATGTGGTGATCGCCCATCTCGGCATGTCCGGCTCGTTCCGGGTGGAGGGCGCGGATAGCGGCGAGACGCCCGGCGACTTCCACATGCCGCGCAGCAAGGACACGCGCCACGACCATGTCGTCTTCCATCTGGAGACGCCCGAAGGCGAGCGCCGTGTCGTCTACAACGATCCGCGCCGGTTCGGTTTCATGGATCTCGCGCGGCGCGAGGATCTTGCCGGCCATGCCTTCTTCCGCGATCTCGGCGCCGAGCCGACCGGCAACACACTCGACGCGGACTATATCGCCGCAAAGTTCCGCGGCCGGCAGACGCCGCTGAAGGCCGCGCTGCTCGACCAGAAGAATATTGCCGGTCTCGGCAACATCTATGTCTGCGAGGCGCTGTGGCGCGCGCACCTCTCGCCGGAGCGGCTGGCCGGAACGCTGGTGACGGCGGCGGGCAAGCCGAAGAAGGAGCTTGTCGCGCTGACGCAGGCGATCCGCGAGGTAATCGCCGACGCCATCGAGGCGGGCGGCTCGACCCTGCGCGACCACATCCGCGCCGACGGTTCGCTCGGCTACTTCCAGCATTCCTTTTCCGTCTACGACCAGGAAAAGGAGCCTTGCCGCACGCCGGGCTGCACGGGCACGATCGGCCGCATCGTGCAGAGCGGCCGGTCGACCTTCCATTGCGCCGTCTGCCAGAAATAGATTTCAGGAGGAAAGAACACATGGCCTATGAAACCCTGCTGGTGGAGACGCTCGGGCGCGTCGGCCTCGTCACGCTCAACCGGCCGCAGGCGCTCAATGCGCTGAACCGCCGGCTGCTCGACGAGCTGAAGGACGTGCTTGCCGGCTTTCAGGCCGATGCCGGCATCGGCGCGATCATCATTACCGGCTCGGAAAAGGCCTTTGCCGCGGGCGCCGACATCAAGGAGATGCAGCCCTACGGCTTTGCCGACGCCATGGTCGAGGATCTTGCCGCCGGCTGGGACGACGTCGCCGGCTGCCGCAAGCCGATGATCGCCGCCGTCAGCGGCTTTGCGCTCGGCGGCGGCTGCGAGCTTGCCATGATGTGCGATTTCATCATCGCGTCCGAGACGGCGAAGTTCGGCCAGCCGGAGATCACGCTCGGCATCATTCCCGGCATGGGTGGCACGCAGCGCCTGACGCGGGCGCTCGGCAAGTCGAAGGCGATGGACCTCGTTCTCACCGGCCGGCTGATGGACGCCGCCGAGGCGGAGCGGTCCGGCCTCGTCGCCCGCGTCGTGGCGCCGGAAAAGCTGATGGAAGAGGCGCTGGCGGCAGCGGAGAAGATCGCGAGCCACTCCCTGCCCGCTACCATGATGGCCAAGGAAGCGGTAGGCCGGGCCTATGAGACGGTGCTCTCGGAAGGCATGCGCGCCGAGCGCCGGCTGTTCCACGCGCTCTTCGCCACGGAGGACCAGAAAGAGGGCATGGCGGCCTTCATCGAGAAGCGCAAGCCGGCCTTCCGGCATCGCTGAAGCCACGGGGCGGCGTTTCTTGCAGAATCCGCGTTGACGTCTTCGCGGTTTCCCGCTATACGCCGCCCACAGTTTGGAAAGCCGAATTCTGAGGTTTTCCGATATTGCTCCCGAATTGCTTTGATGACAGGTCGCAGTGACCCGGCACGGCGAGGGCGGAGTTTGTGTCAGATTTCTGAAGAGAGGCATCCATGGCCAATACAACGTCGGCAAAGAAGGCGACCCGCAAGATCGCCGCGCGCACCGCAGTCAACAAGTCGCGCCGCTCGCGCGTCCGCAACTTCATCCGCAAGGTCGAAGAGGCAATCGCCTCTGGCGACCAGGCTGTCGCCGCTGCCGCCCTCAAGGCTGCCCAGCCGGAACTGATGCGCGCTGCCACCAAGGGCGTGCTTCATTCCAACACAGCATCCCGCAAGGTCTCGCGTCTGGCGAACCGCGTGAAGACGATGTCGGCCTGATAGCCCGTCGAGCTATGCAATATTAGAAAAAGCCCGGCGCTTGCGCCGGGCTTTTTCTTTGCTTTTTCGGCCCTGCCATGGTTAATCCGCAAGGCTGGATCGTGTCAAAAGAGTGACGAAGAAAATCCTTTAGATTCAGTTACTTGCGGGAGGTTGTCCCCCGCCGCCGCGCTTTCGTTGCGGGAGTTTGACAGCAATTTGAGTCAAGCGAATTTTTATTTTTTTCGTTTTATCGGCGTTCCGAAAACGGCCCGAAAACAAAGCCATTGATTCGTAATGGATTCTCCCGCGAGGGGGCGATTCCGAG
It includes:
- the ubiB gene encoding 2-polyprenylphenol 6-hydroxylase; its protein translation is MSVIGAYLRLARVGWVLVREGVVSALPTDGMPPLARTAHAFAGLFERRKAARQDRGDRLARAIERLGPSYVKMGQFLATRPDVVGAEIAVELSALQDRMATFPREAAVATVEGSLGRTLDDLYVEFGDPVAAASIAQVHPAIVRDAAGERRVAVKVIRPGVRQRFAHDLEAMYAAAHLQEKILPNTRRLKPVEVTRTLEQTTKVEMDLRLEAAALSELGENTGDDPGFRVPKVDWERTGRDVVTMEWIDGIKMSDVEGLSAAGHDLDKLADTLIQSFLRHTLRDGFFHADMHQGNLFVDPEGVIVAVDMGIVGRLGKKERRFLAEILYGFITRDYQRVADVHFEAGYVPSHHNTASFAQAIRAIGEPIHGQPAETISMAKLLTLLFEVTELFDMETRTELVMLQKTMVVVEGVSRTLNPRFNMWKASEGVVGDWIRDNLGPKRLLTDLRDGAHAALRLAEAVPDIAAKAEKLSQDFTSMAERGLRFDPETAEAIGRSEARHSRSGRLALWIIAATLVYIAWTVS
- the ubiE gene encoding bifunctional demethylmenaquinone methyltransferase/2-methoxy-6-polyprenyl-1,4-benzoquinol methylase UbiE translates to MTEQRTSADGGMETSYGFRQVREGEKQALVNDVFHKVAKRYDIMNDVMSAGLHRAWKDAMIASLNPRKDPSYKVLDVAGGTGDIAFRIVEASERLAHATVLDINGSMLSVGADRAAKKGLSANLDFVEANAEELPFEAGTFDAYTIAFGIRNVPRIDVALSEAYRVLKRGGRLLVLEFSEVDMPLLDKVYDAWSFNAIPQFGKMITGDAEPYQYLVESIRKFPNQQDFAAMIRTAGFSRVNFTNYTGGIAALHSGWKL
- the mutM gene encoding bifunctional DNA-formamidopyrimidine glycosylase/DNA-(apurinic or apyrimidinic site) lyase, whose amino-acid sequence is MPELPEVETVKRGLAPVMEGSRIRRAELRRPDLRFPFPPAFSEALSGRRVLSLGRRAKYLLIDLEGGDVVIAHLGMSGSFRVEGADSGETPGDFHMPRSKDTRHDHVVFHLETPEGERRVVYNDPRRFGFMDLARREDLAGHAFFRDLGAEPTGNTLDADYIAAKFRGRQTPLKAALLDQKNIAGLGNIYVCEALWRAHLSPERLAGTLVTAAGKPKKELVALTQAIREVIADAIEAGGSTLRDHIRADGSLGYFQHSFSVYDQEKEPCRTPGCTGTIGRIVQSGRSTFHCAVCQK
- a CDS encoding enoyl-CoA hydratase, which produces MAYETLLVETLGRVGLVTLNRPQALNALNRRLLDELKDVLAGFQADAGIGAIIITGSEKAFAAGADIKEMQPYGFADAMVEDLAAGWDDVAGCRKPMIAAVSGFALGGGCELAMMCDFIIASETAKFGQPEITLGIIPGMGGTQRLTRALGKSKAMDLVLTGRLMDAAEAERSGLVARVVAPEKLMEEALAAAEKIASHSLPATMMAKEAVGRAYETVLSEGMRAERRLFHALFATEDQKEGMAAFIEKRKPAFRHR
- the rpsT gene encoding 30S ribosomal protein S20; amino-acid sequence: MANTTSAKKATRKIAARTAVNKSRRSRVRNFIRKVEEAIASGDQAVAAAALKAAQPELMRAATKGVLHSNTASRKVSRLANRVKTMSA